One region of Candidatus Omnitrophota bacterium genomic DNA includes:
- the rpmG gene encoding 50S ribosomal protein L33 — MRENIQFQCTECKQINYSSTKDKKKKPERIELKKFCRFCRRHTLHREKKK, encoded by the coding sequence ATGCGCGAAAATATTCAGTTTCAATGTACAGAATGTAAACAGATTAATTATTCTAGTACAAAAGATAAAAAGAAAAAACCAGAACGGATTGAACTTAAAAAGTTCTGTCGTTTTTGTCGTCGACATACTTTGCATCGGGAAAAGAAAAAATAA
- the secE gene encoding preprotein translocase subunit SecE, with protein sequence MFGKIKKFFSEVVVELKKVNWPTRAELIEATWIVLVSTFFLGLFIGTSDFILSRLLGLIIK encoded by the coding sequence ATGTTTGGAAAGATTAAAAAATTTTTTTCAGAAGTAGTAGTAGAACTTAAGAAAGTCAATTGGCCAACACGTGCTGAATTGATTGAAGCGACATGGATTGTTCTTGTTAGCACATTTTTCTTAGGGTTGTTTATTGGCACTTCCGATTTTATCCTTTCTAGACTATTAGGATTAATAATTAAATAA
- the nusG gene encoding transcription termination/antitermination protein NusG produces the protein MKWYVVHTQTGCEERAKAGLDKRMATTSLKQYVKEVVVPTEQVSEVRRGKKCISARKFFPGYILINMEMNNESWYLVKTTPGIAGFIGPGKKPAALSEKEVENILKKTEETEAKPSPKTIFEIGEPIQITEGPFASFNGVVMEIHPDRGKLKVSVSIFGRSTLVELEYWQVEKV, from the coding sequence ATGAAGTGGTACGTTGTCCATACACAAACAGGTTGTGAAGAGCGCGCAAAAGCCGGTCTAGATAAAAGAATGGCAACGACTAGTTTGAAGCAGTATGTTAAGGAAGTGGTTGTTCCTACAGAACAAGTTTCTGAAGTGCGTCGCGGAAAGAAATGTATATCAGCTCGAAAGTTTTTTCCTGGTTATATTTTGATTAATATGGAAATGAACAATGAAAGCTGGTATTTAGTTAAGACTACTCCAGGAATTGCTGGATTTATTGGTCCAGGCAAGAAGCCAGCGGCTCTTTCAGAAAAGGAAGTTGAAAATATTTTAAAGAAAACTGAAGAGACCGAAGCGAAGCCAAGCCCAAAAACTATTTTTGAGATTGGTGAGCCGATTCAGATTACCGAAGGGCCTTTTGCAAGTTTTAATGGCGTGGTTATGGAGATTCATCCGGATCGCGGAAAATTAAAAGTGAGTGTATCGATTTTTGGTCGATCAACACTCGTTGAACTAGAATATTGGCAAGTCGAGAAGGTGTAA
- the rplK gene encoding 50S ribosomal protein L11 — MAKEVVAQIKLYVPAGQANPAPPVGPALGQHGVNIMMFCKQFNEKTKGREGLILPAIIKVYKDKSFDFILKTPPSSVLIKKAANLAKASGLAGKEKIGTITIKQVQEIAKQKMEDLNTIDIDKAVEIIQGTARSMGIEVSDG; from the coding sequence ATGGCAAAAGAAGTAGTTGCGCAAATAAAACTTTATGTTCCTGCGGGTCAAGCAAATCCTGCGCCACCTGTTGGTCCTGCACTAGGTCAGCATGGTGTTAATATCATGATGTTTTGCAAGCAGTTTAATGAAAAAACAAAAGGCAGAGAAGGTCTTATTTTGCCGGCTATCATTAAAGTTTACAAAGACAAATCTTTTGATTTTATTCTTAAAACTCCACCGAGTTCAGTTCTTATTAAAAAAGCAGCAAATTTGGCAAAAGCTTCTGGTTTAGCTGGAAAAGAAAAAATTGGAACAATTACTATAAAACAAGTTCAAGAAATTGCTAAACAAAAAATGGAAGATCTAAATACCATTGACATTGATAAGGCTGTTGAAATTATTCAAGGAACAGCTAGAAGTATGGGAATTGAGGTTTCTGATGGTTAA
- the rplA gene encoding 50S ribosomal protein L1, whose protein sequence is MVKASKRMTKAVEKIEKGKIYTLKEGVEFLLDAPRVKFDETVELHIRLNIDPKSSEQIVRGTAVLPHGTGKKVRIAVFCKGDQALKAKELGVDYVGAEDLIDNVLKGLLDFDCVIATPDIMRDLSKLGKVLGPRGLMPSPKSGTVTIDIEKAVNEVRAGKVEFKSDKQAGVHVGVGKCSFSADKILENVKYLLDAINHAKPQTVKVDLIKSVALSTTMGPGVRVSL, encoded by the coding sequence ATGGTTAAAGCAAGTAAACGGATGACAAAAGCTGTCGAGAAAATTGAAAAAGGGAAAATTTATACTCTTAAAGAAGGAGTTGAATTTCTTTTGGATGCTCCAAGAGTCAAATTTGATGAAACAGTTGAGTTGCATATTCGGCTAAATATTGACCCAAAGAGCTCAGAGCAAATTGTGAGAGGCACAGCTGTTTTGCCGCATGGAACAGGGAAGAAAGTAAGGATTGCTGTTTTTTGTAAGGGAGATCAGGCCTTGAAAGCTAAGGAGCTTGGCGTTGATTATGTCGGTGCTGAGGATTTGATTGATAATGTGCTTAAAGGACTTTTGGATTTTGATTGTGTTATTGCAACCCCAGATATTATGAGAGATTTGAGCAAGCTTGGGAAGGTTTTAGGGCCTCGGGGTTTGATGCCAAGTCCTAAGTCGGGTACAGTAACAATAGATATAGAGAAGGCTGTTAATGAAGTAAGGGCAGGAAAGGTTGAATTTAAGTCTGATAAGCAAGCTGGCGTTCATGTTGGTGTTGGCAAGTGTTCATTTTCTGCAGATAAAATTTTGGAGAACGTAAAATATTTGCTTGATGCAATTAATCATGCAAAACCTCAAACTGTTAAGGTCGATTTAATTAAAAGTGTTGCTTTGTCAACAACCATGGGTCCAGGGGTAAGGGTGTCATTATGA
- the rplJ gene encoding 50S ribosomal protein L10 — translation MMKVGRLIRESVNSRISKSVQERQNTFLISYSKVSSFEMSEFRKALIQVGAEIYVSKNRIAQRALKDLDISELSEKIKDQIAFVWSDKDSVEVAKVLVKFANDFEGLNVQGGILEGRAIAESEVQRLSDLPSREALLTMLAQTMQAPLVRLAGALIGKTRDLLSILKQLSEKAGGK, via the coding sequence ATGATGAAAGTTGGACGTTTAATCAGAGAAAGTGTTAATAGCCGAATTTCAAAAAGTGTTCAAGAGCGCCAAAATACTTTTTTGATCAGCTATTCTAAAGTTTCTTCTTTTGAAATGAGTGAATTTAGGAAGGCGTTAATTCAAGTCGGTGCGGAAATTTATGTATCAAAAAACCGTATTGCTCAAAGAGCATTAAAAGATTTAGATATTTCCGAATTAAGCGAAAAGATTAAAGATCAGATCGCTTTTGTTTGGAGCGACAAGGATTCTGTCGAAGTAGCAAAAGTTTTAGTCAAGTTCGCCAATGATTTTGAGGGTCTCAATGTTCAAGGCGGTATTTTAGAAGGCAGGGCTATTGCTGAATCCGAAGTTCAACGACTATCAGATCTTCCAAGTCGCGAAGCATTGTTGACGATGTTGGCTCAAACAATGCAAGCTCCATTGGTAAGGTTAGCAGGTGCTTTGATAGGAAAGACGAGAGACTTATTATCAATACTAAAGCAATTAAGCGAAAAAGCAGGAGGAAAGTAA
- the rplL gene encoding 50S ribosomal protein L7/L12 produces the protein MSPKLEEVIKTVEGLTALELSDLVKALEHKFGISAAAPMMAAPMMAGAAGGATAAAEEKTSFDVVLKEIGANKISVIKEVRAATNLGLKEAKDLVESAPATVKEGVTKEEADELKKKLADAGAVVEIK, from the coding sequence ATTTCACCGAAACTAGAAGAAGTGATTAAGACAGTCGAAGGTTTAACTGCTCTTGAACTTTCTGATTTAGTTAAAGCTCTTGAACACAAGTTTGGTATTTCAGCCGCAGCCCCTATGATGGCTGCCCCGATGATGGCTGGTGCTGCGGGTGGCGCAACTGCTGCCGCAGAAGAAAAAACATCTTTTGATGTTGTTTTAAAAGAAATTGGTGCTAATAAGATTTCAGTAATTAAAGAAGTCAGAGCCGCAACAAACCTAGGTTTAAAGGAAGCAAAAGATTTAGTCGAATCTGCTCCAGCAACCGTTAAAGAAGGCGTTACAAAAGAAGAGGCAGACGAATTAAAGAAGAAATTAGCTGATGCCGGCGCTGTTGTTGAAATTAAATAA
- the rpoB gene encoding DNA-directed RNA polymerase subunit beta → MKKREIRDFSKYKDSFQLPNLLDIQVVAYEKFLQRYLSPEERDNRGLEEAFREAFPFESYDGQVRLEYVSYHLGKEKYSSRECQRRGMTYSAPLKVKLRLITPAEVKEQEVYFGDFPLITETGTFIINGDERVAVSQIQRPPGVSFEQEMHPTGKSIYQGRIIPSRGAWFEIKYDLNDVLLAYIDRRRSFPATQILRIMGLSTEEEMKKVFGDDLGKLANTLEKDHTTTKEEALLDFYRKMRPTEPATIEVADSLFFRLFFEPKRYELSKVGRYIINRKLGMNVDLDNRILDLATVAEVIKYLFKLRDGHGETDDIDHLGNRRIKTVGELVQNQVRIGLSRIERSIKERLVVMNTFENLTAHHLINSRLFSSQVQDFFGRSQLSQFLDQGNPLAETTHKRRVSALGPGGLSRERAGFEVRDVHPTHYGRLCPIETPEGPNIGLIASLATCACVNDLGFIETPYRKVIDGRVTSKIEYLTADIDQTKYIAQANTLLDKSGNFLEESVSCRYRADFPFVHPSKVEYMDVSPKQLVSAATSLIPFLEHDDANRALMGSNMQRQAVPLMDTEVPYVGTGMEETIARDSGTVVIAKESGKVVKVDAREIVVGNKTYDLKNFVRSNSNTCTHNKPLVKAGDHVQEGQVIADGMATKNGKLSLGRNILVAFMSWRGYNFEDAIILSQKLVKEDKYTSIHIEKFEVESRETRLGNEEITRDIPNVGEEALKDLTEDGIVRIGAEVKASDILVGKVTPKSEKELSPEERLLRAIFGEKAADIKDSSLTLPPGEEGVVVNVEVFQRNERGRKSKEDKKKEMIAVEKVKNYYKQELKFLEEEKEKKLCKIFGIDKKKLEKMNLREIKKDEEAVDALRFFADRSEELAEEQEHEIEKVKRGDELPAGVLKKVVVYVATKRKVSEGDKMAGRHGNKGVVARILPEEDMPFLEDGTPIEIILNPLGVPSRMNVGQLLETHLGWAAHALGLECQTPVFNGATEQEIRALLKEANLPEDGKTTVFDGHTGLPFDQKITIGYIYMLKLIHLVDEKIHARSIGPYSLVTQQPLGGKAHFGGQRFGEMEVWALEAYGAAYTLQEMLTVKSDDVAGRSRIYEAIVKGEQKLTPGTPESFNVLMKELQGLCLDIRMENSQAESQERKKGK, encoded by the coding sequence ATGAAAAAAAGAGAAATTAGAGATTTCAGCAAATATAAAGATAGCTTTCAACTTCCTAATTTGCTTGATATCCAGGTTGTGGCTTATGAAAAGTTTTTGCAAAGATACTTGAGTCCTGAAGAAAGGGACAATCGTGGTCTTGAAGAAGCTTTTAGAGAGGCCTTTCCTTTCGAGAGCTATGATGGTCAAGTTCGCCTGGAATATGTTAGCTATCATTTAGGAAAAGAAAAATATTCTTCTCGCGAATGTCAGCGACGAGGAATGACTTATTCTGCGCCTCTAAAGGTTAAGCTTAGACTGATCACTCCTGCTGAAGTTAAAGAGCAAGAAGTTTATTTTGGTGATTTTCCCCTGATTACAGAAACGGGGACTTTCATTATTAACGGAGATGAGCGTGTTGCTGTTTCTCAAATTCAAAGACCACCAGGAGTTTCGTTCGAGCAAGAAATGCATCCAACAGGAAAAAGTATTTATCAAGGACGTATTATTCCTTCTCGCGGAGCTTGGTTTGAGATTAAGTATGATTTAAATGATGTCCTGTTGGCTTACATTGATCGTCGAAGGAGTTTTCCTGCAACTCAAATTCTGCGCATTATGGGGCTTTCAACAGAAGAAGAGATGAAAAAGGTTTTTGGTGATGATTTAGGAAAATTAGCTAATACTCTAGAGAAAGACCATACAACAACAAAAGAAGAAGCGCTTCTTGATTTTTATCGCAAAATGCGACCAACGGAGCCAGCAACCATTGAGGTCGCCGATAGTTTATTTTTTAGATTATTTTTTGAGCCAAAACGATATGAGTTAAGCAAGGTTGGACGTTATATTATCAATCGTAAGCTTGGTATGAATGTAGATTTAGATAATCGTATTCTTGACTTGGCAACGGTTGCTGAAGTTATTAAATATTTGTTTAAATTAAGAGATGGCCATGGCGAAACAGACGATATCGACCATTTGGGTAATCGACGCATCAAAACCGTTGGAGAGCTTGTCCAAAATCAAGTGCGTATTGGACTTTCTAGGATCGAGAGATCAATTAAAGAACGTCTTGTTGTTATGAATACGTTTGAGAATTTAACGGCGCATCATTTAATTAATTCTCGATTATTTTCAAGCCAAGTTCAAGATTTCTTTGGTCGTAGTCAGTTATCTCAGTTTTTAGACCAAGGAAATCCTTTAGCTGAGACAACGCATAAAAGACGTGTGAGTGCTCTAGGTCCTGGCGGTTTGTCTCGTGAACGAGCTGGTTTTGAAGTTCGTGATGTTCATCCGACTCATTATGGGCGTCTTTGTCCGATTGAAACGCCTGAAGGTCCGAACATCGGACTTATTGCATCTTTGGCAACATGTGCTTGTGTTAACGATTTAGGATTCATTGAGACGCCATATCGTAAAGTTATTGATGGACGCGTAACAAGCAAGATTGAATATTTAACAGCGGATATTGATCAGACAAAATATATTGCACAGGCAAACACTTTGCTCGATAAAAGCGGTAATTTTTTAGAAGAAAGTGTTTCTTGTCGTTATCGTGCAGATTTTCCGTTTGTGCATCCGAGTAAAGTTGAGTATATGGATGTTTCGCCTAAGCAGTTAGTTTCTGCAGCAACATCGCTTATTCCATTTTTGGAGCATGACGACGCAAACAGAGCTTTAATGGGATCAAATATGCAGCGTCAGGCTGTTCCTTTAATGGACACAGAAGTTCCTTATGTTGGTACGGGAATGGAGGAAACAATTGCTAGAGATTCTGGAACTGTTGTCATAGCAAAAGAATCTGGAAAAGTTGTCAAGGTTGATGCAAGAGAAATTGTTGTGGGAAATAAAACATACGATTTAAAAAACTTTGTTCGATCTAATTCTAACACATGTACTCATAATAAGCCTCTTGTCAAGGCTGGGGATCACGTTCAGGAAGGCCAGGTGATTGCCGATGGGATGGCTACAAAAAACGGTAAGCTTTCTTTAGGGCGAAATATTTTAGTTGCTTTTATGTCGTGGAGAGGATACAACTTTGAAGATGCGATTATTTTAAGTCAGAAATTAGTCAAAGAAGATAAGTATACCTCGATTCATATAGAGAAATTTGAAGTAGAGTCCAGGGAAACACGTCTTGGAAATGAAGAAATCACGCGAGATATTCCAAATGTTGGTGAAGAAGCGCTTAAAGATTTAACAGAAGATGGTATTGTTCGTATTGGTGCGGAAGTAAAGGCCAGCGATATTCTTGTTGGAAAAGTAACACCAAAGAGCGAAAAAGAGCTTTCTCCAGAAGAGCGACTATTGCGTGCTATTTTTGGTGAGAAGGCTGCTGATATTAAGGATTCATCTTTAACGCTTCCTCCAGGAGAAGAAGGCGTTGTTGTGAACGTTGAAGTTTTTCAACGTAATGAGCGAGGAAGAAAGTCAAAAGAAGATAAAAAGAAAGAAATGATTGCTGTTGAAAAGGTTAAAAATTATTACAAACAGGAGCTTAAGTTTTTAGAAGAAGAAAAAGAAAAGAAGCTTTGTAAGATTTTTGGCATAGATAAAAAGAAGTTAGAAAAAATGAATCTTCGTGAAATCAAAAAAGACGAAGAAGCAGTGGATGCCTTAAGATTTTTTGCGGATCGGTCAGAGGAATTGGCTGAAGAGCAAGAGCATGAGATTGAGAAAGTTAAACGTGGCGATGAACTTCCAGCTGGCGTTCTAAAGAAAGTTGTGGTTTACGTTGCAACAAAACGTAAAGTTTCTGAGGGAGACAAGATGGCTGGGCGACATGGAAACAAAGGTGTTGTGGCTCGTATTTTACCAGAAGAAGATATGCCTTTCTTGGAAGATGGAACGCCAATTGAAATCATCCTTAATCCGTTAGGTGTTCCGTCTCGAATGAATGTTGGACAGCTTTTGGAAACGCATTTAGGTTGGGCTGCACATGCTTTAGGCCTTGAGTGTCAAACCCCTGTTTTTAATGGCGCAACTGAACAAGAAATTCGTGCTCTTTTAAAAGAAGCAAATTTGCCAGAAGATGGAAAAACCACTGTTTTTGATGGTCACACAGGTCTTCCGTTTGATCAAAAAATAACAATTGGTTACATCTATATGCTTAAACTTATTCATCTTGTTGATGAAAAAATTCATGCACGTTCTATTGGGCCCTATTCACTCGTTACGCAACAGCCGTTAGGTGGAAAAGCTCATTTTGGTGGACAGCGTTTCGGAGAAATGGAAGTTTGGGCTTTGGAGGCATATGGAGCGGCGTATACATTGCAAGAAATGCTTACGGTTAAGAGTGATGATGTTGCTGGACGTAGCCGTATTTATGAAGCTATTGTTAAAGGCGAGCAGAAATTAACTCCAGGAACTCCAGAATCATTTAATGTTCTTATGAAAGAATTGCAAGGGTTATGTTTGGATATTCGAATGGAAAATTCACAAGCGGAGTCTCAAGAGCGAAAAAAAGGAAAATAG
- the rpoC gene encoding DNA-directed RNA polymerase subunit beta' produces MNEEKIYDSISIKLASPEVIMSWSNGEIKKAETLNYRTLKPEKDGLFCEKIFGPVRDWECNCGKYKGIKFKGIVCDRCGVLVTRSSVRRERMGHIELACPVTHIWFYKAVPSRLSALLQITLKDLEKIIYYEEYVVVDQGDTQLKYKQFLSEDKYQECLSKYGDSFKAKIGAEAILDLLQQVDLGVLCKQLRKDLDKANPAGTNAKKLAKTLKTAEDFKKSGNDVGWMVLKTLPVIPPDLRPLVPLEGGRFATSDLNDLYRRVINRNNRLKKLINLNAPEIIIRNEKRMLQESVDALLDNGRHGRPVLGSNNRPLKSLSDMLKGKQGRFRMNLLGKRVDYSGRSVIVVGPELKLHQCGLPKKMALELFEPFIIRKLRERGFVHTIKGAKRMVERAKNEVWDILDEVIQDHPVMLNRAPTLHRLSIQAFQPILVEGKAIQLHPLVCAAFNADFDGDQMAVHVPLSLEAQMECRLELLSINNVFSPADGRPLLSPTQDIILGLYYLTKDKIKGLGEGKLFASREEAIIAYHDGLIGLHSRIKLRLKDEKVWGEERPSLVIPEQQPSGEIEKKEPSKSIVIETTIGRIIFNNLLPKDFGFVNDTMAKKKVGAVISDCYKRFAQNSTVVLLDDLKDLGFRSATNAGISISISDMTIPEEKKVLVKNSKQEVAKVEDQHRKGIITARERYNKIIDIWTHTTESISDLVFKGMDPFNPVFIMADSGARGSRLQIRQLSGMRGLMAKPSGEIIENPIIASFREGLTVLEYFISTHGARKGLADTALKTADAGYLTRRLVDVAQEIVVTEEDCGTVNGITVSAIIEGDEVVVSLRERIVGRVALDNIVDIVTDQLVVEAGQEITEEKAEIIEQLGIEKVRIRSVLTCESERGVCIRCYGRNLATQRLVEIGEAVGPIAAQSIGEPGTQLTMRTFHIGGTASRSVEQSFIRSKNAGVVHYHKLRVVQKGDEYVVLNRNGTITVNDEFGREFERYPLLQGSTIKFSDGTEIKKGVIFASWDPYTIPIISEVQGIVNFEDIKENVTIQEELNPIIGVTERVVVEHKQEYHPQIIVTDLKKEVLGIYSIPVGAHILVRDKKEVGAGELLAKIPRASGKTRDITGGLPRVAELFEARRPKDPAVISEIDGFIEFGEDRKGSRKIIVRSQTGMSKEYVIPHGKHPNVYKGDRVFAGQQLTEGPVVPHDILRVSGDKVLQEYLLNEVQEVYRLQGVNISDKHIELIIGQMLKKVKIEESGDTEFLIGQQVDRVAFKKSNEAVLKKKGKPASATPLLLGITKVSLSTESFISSASFQETTRVLTDAATSGKVDYLRGLKENVIVGHLIPAGTGFKTYHNIEMVKYADNNTVDQEKKNAEKQEG; encoded by the coding sequence ATGAATGAAGAAAAAATTTACGATAGCATTAGCATCAAATTAGCTTCTCCAGAGGTGATCATGTCATGGTCTAATGGAGAAATTAAGAAAGCTGAAACGCTAAACTATCGAACGCTTAAGCCTGAAAAAGATGGTCTTTTTTGTGAGAAAATTTTTGGACCCGTTCGTGATTGGGAGTGTAATTGCGGCAAGTATAAAGGGATTAAGTTTAAAGGAATCGTTTGTGATCGCTGTGGAGTCCTTGTTACGCGTTCGTCTGTTAGGCGAGAACGCATGGGACATATTGAGCTTGCTTGTCCAGTGACCCATATTTGGTTTTATAAAGCTGTTCCTAGTCGCTTGTCTGCTTTGCTTCAAATAACACTTAAGGATTTAGAAAAAATTATTTATTACGAAGAATATGTTGTTGTTGATCAGGGTGATACACAATTAAAGTATAAGCAATTTTTATCAGAAGATAAATATCAAGAATGTTTATCAAAATATGGTGATTCGTTTAAGGCAAAGATTGGGGCGGAAGCTATTCTTGATCTTCTTCAGCAGGTCGATTTAGGTGTTTTATGTAAACAGCTTCGAAAAGATTTAGATAAAGCAAATCCAGCAGGAACAAACGCAAAGAAACTAGCAAAAACGCTTAAGACTGCGGAAGACTTTAAGAAATCAGGCAATGATGTTGGGTGGATGGTTTTGAAGACTTTGCCAGTTATTCCACCAGATTTACGCCCCTTGGTTCCTTTGGAAGGCGGACGATTTGCAACTTCTGATTTAAACGATCTATATCGACGTGTTATCAATAGAAATAATCGATTAAAGAAATTAATTAATTTAAACGCTCCTGAAATTATTATTCGAAATGAAAAACGTATGCTTCAGGAATCTGTCGATGCTCTTTTGGATAATGGTCGTCATGGACGTCCAGTCTTGGGATCAAACAACCGTCCTTTAAAATCGCTATCCGATATGTTAAAGGGAAAGCAAGGACGATTCCGTATGAATCTTTTAGGTAAGCGTGTTGATTATTCAGGACGATCTGTTATTGTCGTTGGTCCAGAGCTTAAGTTGCACCAATGTGGACTGCCAAAGAAAATGGCACTAGAATTGTTTGAGCCTTTTATTATCCGTAAACTTCGTGAAAGAGGTTTTGTCCACACAATCAAAGGTGCCAAGAGAATGGTTGAGCGTGCAAAAAACGAAGTTTGGGATATTCTAGACGAGGTTATTCAGGATCACCCTGTTATGCTTAATCGTGCTCCAACGCTTCATCGTTTGAGCATTCAAGCATTTCAGCCGATTTTAGTTGAAGGAAAGGCTATACAGCTTCATCCTCTGGTTTGCGCTGCTTTTAATGCAGATTTCGACGGAGACCAGATGGCTGTTCATGTTCCTCTATCGTTGGAAGCGCAAATGGAATGTCGATTAGAACTTCTGTCGATTAATAATGTTTTTTCGCCAGCAGATGGAAGGCCGTTGCTTTCTCCGACACAAGATATTATTTTAGGGCTTTATTATCTAACAAAGGACAAGATAAAAGGTCTCGGCGAAGGAAAACTTTTTGCTTCAAGAGAAGAGGCTATCATTGCGTATCACGATGGCCTTATTGGGCTGCATTCTCGTATTAAATTAAGATTGAAAGATGAAAAGGTCTGGGGCGAAGAAAGGCCATCGTTGGTTATTCCAGAGCAGCAGCCATCAGGAGAAATTGAAAAGAAAGAACCTAGCAAGAGTATTGTTATTGAGACGACAATAGGACGTATTATTTTTAATAATTTATTACCGAAAGATTTTGGATTTGTCAACGACACGATGGCGAAAAAGAAAGTAGGAGCTGTTATTTCTGATTGTTACAAACGATTTGCTCAGAATTCAACGGTTGTTCTTTTGGATGACTTAAAGGATCTTGGTTTTCGTTCAGCGACAAATGCTGGTATTTCGATCAGTATTTCGGATATGACGATTCCTGAGGAAAAAAAGGTATTAGTAAAGAATTCAAAACAAGAGGTTGCAAAAGTTGAAGATCAGCATCGAAAAGGTATTATTACAGCCCGCGAGAGATATAATAAAATTATTGATATTTGGACGCATACAACGGAATCAATCTCAGATTTAGTTTTTAAAGGAATGGATCCATTTAATCCTGTTTTTATTATGGCTGATTCTGGTGCCCGTGGATCGCGCTTGCAGATTCGTCAGCTTTCTGGTATGCGTGGGTTGATGGCAAAACCGTCAGGAGAAATTATTGAGAATCCTATTATTGCTAGTTTTCGAGAGGGATTAACGGTTTTAGAATATTTTATTTCGACACATGGTGCTCGAAAAGGTTTGGCAGATACCGCTCTTAAGACGGCAGATGCTGGTTATTTAACGCGACGTTTAGTTGATGTTGCGCAAGAAATTGTTGTTACCGAGGAAGATTGTGGAACAGTCAACGGTATTACGGTTTCGGCGATTATTGAAGGGGATGAAGTTGTTGTTAGTTTAAGAGAACGCATTGTTGGACGTGTTGCTTTAGATAATATTGTTGATATTGTGACAGATCAGCTTGTTGTTGAAGCGGGTCAAGAAATCACGGAAGAAAAAGCAGAGATTATTGAGCAGCTTGGTATCGAGAAAGTCCGTATTCGCAGCGTTTTAACTTGTGAATCAGAGAGAGGTGTTTGTATTCGTTGTTATGGACGTAACTTAGCGACACAAAGGTTAGTTGAAATCGGGGAAGCTGTTGGACCGATTGCGGCACAAAGTATTGGTGAACCTGGAACACAGCTAACTATGAGAACGTTTCATATTGGTGGTACGGCAAGCCGATCGGTTGAGCAGTCGTTCATTCGCTCTAAGAATGCTGGTGTTGTTCATTATCATAAGCTTCGAGTTGTTCAAAAAGGTGATGAATATGTTGTTCTAAATCGAAATGGTACGATTACTGTTAATGATGAATTTGGTCGTGAATTTGAACGATATCCGCTTTTGCAGGGATCAACAATTAAATTCTCCGACGGAACAGAGATCAAAAAAGGTGTTATTTTCGCTAGCTGGGATCCCTATACGATTCCAATTATTTCAGAAGTCCAAGGCATTGTTAATTTTGAAGACATCAAAGAAAACGTAACTATTCAAGAAGAGCTAAATCCGATTATAGGTGTTACTGAACGTGTTGTTGTTGAGCATAAGCAAGAGTATCATCCGCAAATCATTGTTACAGATTTAAAAAAAGAAGTGCTTGGAATTTATTCCATTCCAGTTGGAGCCCATATTCTTGTTCGAGATAAGAAAGAAGTTGGTGCTGGTGAGCTTTTGGCAAAGATTCCTCGTGCATCTGGAAAGACACGCGATATCACCGGCGGCCTTCCTCGTGTTGCTGAGCTTTTTGAGGCACGACGTCCAAAAGATCCAGCGGTTATTAGTGAAATTGATGGGTTTATTGAGTTTGGTGAAGATCGAAAAGGATCGCGAAAGATTATTGTTCGAAGTCAAACTGGAATGAGCAAAGAATATGTTATTCCACACGGAAAGCATCCTAATGTTTATAAGGGGGATCGTGTTTTTGCTGGTCAACAGTTAACTGAAGGACCAGTCGTTCCGCATGATATTTTGAGAGTTTCTGGAGACAAGGTTTTGCAGGAATATCTCTTAAACGAAGTTCAAGAAGTTTATCGCTTACAAGGTGTTAACATTAGTGATAAGCATATTGAATTGATTATTGGACAGATGCTTAAGAAGGTTAAAATTGAAGAATCAGGCGACACAGAATTTCTTATTGGACAACAAGTTGATCGTGTTGCATTTAAAAAATCTAATGAAGCTGTATTAAAGAAAAAAGGTAAGCCTGCTTCTGCAACACCGCTTCTTTTAGGTATCACAAAGGTCTCTTTGTCGACGGAGAGTTTTATTTCTTCTGCAAGTTTTCAGGAGACGACAAGAGTCTTGACAGACGCAGCAACTTCTGGTAAAGTGGACTATTTACGAGGCCTCAAAGAGAACGTTATCGTG